A genomic segment from Amia ocellicauda isolate fAmiCal2 chromosome 13, fAmiCal2.hap1, whole genome shotgun sequence encodes:
- the plk4 gene encoding serine/threonine-protein kinase PLK4, whose translation MSVSIGEKIEDFKVLTLLGKGSFACVYRAKSVNTGLDVAIKMIDKKAMHKVGMVQRVCNEVEIHCRLKHPSILELYNYFEDSNYVYLVLEMCHIGEMSRHLKNRKKPFSEDEARHFMNQIVTGMLYLHTHGILHRDLTLSNLLLTSNLNIKIADFGLATQLKIPSEKHFTMCGTPNYISPEIVTRSAHGLESDVWSLGCMFYAFLVGRPPFDTDTVKHTLNKVVLGEYDMPTHVSREAQDLIYQLLRKNPADRLSLSSVLDHPFMTNCLSTRSKDSGMVEGSMDSGIATISTACTATMGSTSTGTSGRFHQKTRHLVGQPLPNRITVIPTHDRHPSDSSVNGSSLYRDQSAHRDHSYRGDRGRSPQRSEGDRPHSRYLRRAHSSDRSGSSHSQALGKSLGMMDRCLSAEVLPKPGRQASHSAQEAFSSADSYRENPQSFKDNASGSLDRRVTSPPVKQKANLQRLESDVLQPWFAQEGHFQKPVDASSHSNNGSGSFQNGRQPASVQNGLAVNSWSDQHVQRGTDSSHNDMNTAWATDSRACEGALLKKAENSQAVCDLQPPQVAAREIATSIKEKHSLKNVVSPLNATRLKPIRQKTKNAVVSILETGEVCMELVKGQGSQERVREVLRISCDGTMITVYLPNEGRGFPLDDRPPSPPEDIFIYSFEDLPEKYWKKYQYATKFVQLVKSKTPKVTLYTKYAKCMLMENSPNADLEVCFYDGAKTHKTSEFLRVIEKTGKSYTLKGDVGLNGLSEESRSYVELSNEGHRTCLALEVAITAEEKRSETKDPFFPIIVGRRPTNPDSLSLPAQEPKASGKEQSLAEGVVLGCSTSPSQPPHITPSMISYDGSVFTTASLSKSNTTSSAKREATPNTGKVVKSVFVPNIGWASQLTSGEVWVQFNDGSQLMVRTGASSIIYTSPQGHTTRYSENEKLPECVKEKLQCLSSILLLLANPARQH comes from the exons ATGAGTGTTTCAATCGGAGAAAAAATCGAG GATTTCAAAGTGCTGACCCTCCTTGGGAAGGGCTCCTTTGCATGTGTGTACAGAGCGAAGTCTGTCAACACAGGCTTGGATGTTGCTATCAAAATG ATTGATAAAAAGGCCATGCACAAAGTTGGAATGGTACAGCGAGTCTGTAATGAGGTGGAAATTCATTGTCGACTAAAGCACCCATCTATACTCGag ttGTATAATTACTTTGAAGACAGTAACTATGTCTATCTGGTCTTGGAGATGTGCCACATTGGTGAGATGAGCAGGCATTTAAAGAATAGGAAGAAACCCTTCTCAGAGGATGAGG CAAGGCACTTCATGAATCAGATTGTCACAGGCATGTTGTACCTTCACACCCATGGCATATTACATCGGGACCTTACTTTGTCTAATCTGTTGCTAACCAGCAATTTGAACATCAAAATAGCAGACTTTGGCCTTGCCACTCAGTTAAAGATCCCCAGCGAAAAGCATTTCACAATGTGTGGCACTCCTAATTACATCTCCCCTGAGATTGTCACTCGCAGTGCCCACGGCCTGGAGTCTGACGTCTGGTCCCTGGGCTGCATGTTTTATGCCTTCTTGGTGGGCAGGCCTCCTTTCGACACGGACACGGTGAAACACACCCTGAATAAAGTGGTGTTGGGGGAATACGACATGCCGACACACGTGTCCAGAGAAGCACAGGATCTCATTTATCAGCTGCTGCGCAAAAACCCAGCCGATCGTCTCAGCTTGTCTTCTGTTCTGGACCACCCTTTTATGACCAACTGCCTGTCCACTAGGAGTAAGGACTCGGGAATGGTGGAAGGATCTATGGACAGTGGCATTGCTACAATCTCAACAGCCTGTACAGCCACCATGGGGTCAACCTCCACCGGCACAAGTGGCCGTTTTCACCAAAAGACCAGGCACCTCGTGGGCCAGCCCCTCCCAAACCGAATCACCGTGATACCCACCCATGACCGGCACCCCAGTGACTCCTCTGTGAACGGGAGCTCCTTGTACAGGGACCAGTCGGCACATCGAGATCATTCCTACAGGGGCGACAGAGGCAGGTCTCCTCAGAGGAGTGAAGGTGATAGACCTCATTCCCGATACCTCAGAAGAGCCCACTCCTCTGATCGCTCGGGTTCCTCACACAGCCAGGCGCTGGGGAAGTCCCTCGGTATGATGGACAGGTGCCTCTCAGCGGAGGTGCTGCCTAAGCCAGGCAGACAGGCAAGCCACAGTGCTCAGGAAGCGTTCTCCAGTGCCGACAGCTACAGGGAAAATCCACAGAGCTTTAAAGACAATGCATCTGGGTCTCTGGATAGACGTGTTACCTCTCCTCCTGTCAAGCAGAAAGCCAA TCTACAGAGATTGGAATCAGATGTTTTACAGCCCTGGTTTGCCCAAGAAG gtcACTTTCAAAAGCCGGTTGATGCCAGTTCCCATAGCAACAATGGGAGTGGAAGCTTCCAGAATGGCCGACAACCTGCTTCTGTGCAAAATGGATTAGCGGTTAACTCTTGGAGTGACCAGCATGTTCAAAGAGGGACTGACTCTTCTCACAATGACATGAACACTGCCTGGGCAACTGACTCCAGGGCCTGTGAAGGTGCACTTCTGAAGAAAGCTGAAAACTCTCAGGCAGTCTGTGATCTGCAGCCCCCTCAAGTGGCTGCAAGAGAAATAGCAACCTCCATCAAAGAGAAGCACTCCCTGAAGAATGTTGTGTCCCCTCTCAACGCGACAAGATTGAAGCCCATTAGACAAAAGACGAAAAATGCAGTG GTAAGCATCCTGGAAACAGGAGAAGTGTGTATGGAACTGGTCAAGGGCCAGGGCTCCCAGGAGCGCGTTCGTGAAGTCCTGAGGATATCGTGTGATGGAACGATG ATTACAGTTTACCTTCCCAACGAAGGCAGGGGGTTTCCACTCGATGACCGGCCGCCATCCCCACCAGAAGATATTTTCATTTACAGCTTTGAAGATTTACCAG AGAAGTACTGGAAGAAGTACCAGTATGCCACCAAGTTTGTTCAGCTGGTTAAATCAAAGACCCCCAAGGTCACACTTTATACAAAATATGCCAAGTGCATGCTGATGGAGAATTCCCCCAATGCTGATTTGGAAGTTTGTTTTTATGATG gtgcaaaaacacacaagaccTCCGAGTTCCTACGCGTTATAGAGAAGACGGGGAAGTCGTACACATTGAAGGGAGACGTGGGGTTGAATGGTCTGAGTGAAGAAAGCAGATCCTATGTGGAGCTTTCCAATGAG GGACACAGGACGTGTCTGGCATTGGAGGTCGCTATCACTGCAGAGGAGaaaagaagtgaaacaaaagaTCCTTTTTTCCCGATTATTGTTGGAAG GAGACCAACAAACCCAGATTCTCTCAGCCTCCCTGCACAGGAACCCAAAGCCTCAGGGAAGGAGCAGTCTTTGGCAGAGGGTGTGGTGCTGGGCTGCAGCACATCCCCCAGCCAGCCTCCCCACATTACCCCTTCA ATGATTTCTTACGACGGATCTGTCTTCACAACAGCTAGCCTTTCGAAAAGCAACACAACGTCCTCTGCAAAACGGGAAGCGACGCCAAACACAGGGAAAGTGGTCAAGTCAGTCTTTGTGCCTAACATTGGCTGGGCCTCTCAG CTGACAAGCGGAGAGGTGTGGGTGCAGTTTAATGATGGTTCTCAGCTGATGGTGCGGACAGGAGCCTCCTCCATCATCTACACCTCGCCTCAGGGACACACCACGAG GTACAGTGAAAATGAAAAGCTACCAGAATGTGTTAAGGAGAAACTGCAGTGTTTATCATCCATCCTCCTGCTGTTGGCAAACCCGGCGAGGCAGCACTAA